The Oceanidesulfovibrio indonesiensis DNA segment GCAGGCCACGCTTGATCCCAGATCCCTGACGCCGGAGCGACTGCAGCGACTCGCCGCCCAAGCCGTACCCGCAGAAAGCGGCGCGACGCAACCTTCCGCTTATGACATGGCCGCCACGGCGCAGTATGGCGCTGGTCCGCAGACCGGCATGCTCCTCAACGCGACGGTTTAATGGTTCGAAGGACGCCGCCGCTTGAACATCCCATCAGGGAGCATTGCTCTCTGAATCCCGGAGGCAAAAACACTGGCTGGAATCAGCGAATCGTCTCCACCCGTTTCACCTTGCCGCCCCGGCCCACGGCATAGGCCTTGATCCCCCACACCATACGGCGCGCGGTCCACGTGCGCAGATAGCACCATGCAGCAAGCACCAGCGTTGCCGCGCCGGCCATCAGCCAGCGAAGTATCGGCGGGTTCTCCGGGATGAGGCTGCGCGTGCTCAGGATGAGAGTTCCGCCAATGACGAGGAACCCGACCCCGGCGAATCCGGCGCCTGAGCAGACGAGCCCGACGAGCGATGCGATCACGAGGCCGACGGCGATGAATGGCGGCGCCGCCAGGAGCAGGAATCCGAGAGCCGCCGCGAGCCACGTACCCGGCATGCAGAAGCGCAGGTAAAGAACCTGCCGCGTCAGCCAGGCGATCCAGAAATCAAGCGTCGTATCCCTGGCCGGCGAGACGAGACAGGCCCGGGACGCGTTGGTCACCCGCCGGCCGAGTTTGTTGGCCAGTACGGTGAGGGAGACATCGTCCACAATGTTCGTGCGCCACAGTTCGCCCACGCCATGCTGGTGATAAGTGCGGCGGGCGAGCGCCATGGCGCCGCCCCAGGACTGGGAGAGCAGGGGGATGCCCTGCATGAGATGCAGTCCGAGCACGGCGAAAGCGTACATGAGCGTGGTCAGTCTGATGTCCTGCGGGGCTACACGGTGGTAGCCGGTCACGGCGAAGGCGTCGGCTTTCACCAGCGGCAGGATGAGCTCGCGTAGGTGGCCTTGCGGCGCAAGGTGCGTGGAATCGCTGAAGGCAAGGATTTCGGGTGGCGAGTCCAGTTCTTCCAACAGGGCGATGCCGGCGAGCTGGTTATGCAGTTTCTGGGCGTTGGTCTCGGCTTCGCCGGCAATGACGTGGTGGACGTTTCCGCGCGAGGCGGCGTGGCCACGGGCAATGTTTGTGGCCGGGTCGTCCTCCTCCGCTGTCACCAGGACGACGGTGAGTTCCGGGTAGTCCTGGTCCAGCATGGAGGCTACGGCCTCGCGCATGGTGGGCCTGTCGCCGTGCATGGGGATGACGAGGCCGATGGGCGGCCACCGGCCATCAAGGCTGGCGAACGCTGGGTGGTCGGCCGGGCGCGGACCGTGGTTGGCCATGAGCACATGGGAGCGGCCGAGCAGGGCGATGGCTCCCAGCAGAAGCAAAGCCAGAACGAGAAGGCAAAGAGATATCGTGATCATAAGCGTCTTGCGAACCTGTTCATCGAGAGGAGTCAGACTCTTGGCGCAATTGATGGATTCATGTCGCCGGTCACTCGTGCAGGTACAGGGAAACGCTGTCGCTGACAACTAATGCGAGGTGCGGAACGCGCGTCGTAAGACGATTCAACGACATTGAATCCGCCGCGATGCTGCGGGCTGTGGTTCCCGGCCCGCAATTTGCTTCCTTGAGGCGAGACTGTACAATGGAGAAAAGGCGACGGACATGACACGACCATTCCACTTTCCGCTGCAACGCATCCTGGATTACCGCGGCCAGCTCGAAGATCAGGCCAGAATGGCCCTGGGCAAGGCGCAGCAGGCATACAGCCGGCAGGTGGATCTCGTACAGGAGATTCGGGCCTCCATCGAACGCCACGAGGCCGCGCTTTACGAACAGGAGCCGAATCCTCAGGAAATGTGGCTCTGGCGCAATTACAAGGCACGCCT contains these protein-coding regions:
- a CDS encoding glycosyltransferase, which translates into the protein MITISLCLLVLALLLLGAIALLGRSHVLMANHGPRPADHPAFASLDGRWPPIGLVIPMHGDRPTMREAVASMLDQDYPELTVVLVTAEEDDPATNIARGHAASRGNVHHVIAGEAETNAQKLHNQLAGIALLEELDSPPEILAFSDSTHLAPQGHLRELILPLVKADAFAVTGYHRVAPQDIRLTTLMYAFAVLGLHLMQGIPLLSQSWGGAMALARRTYHQHGVGELWRTNIVDDVSLTVLANKLGRRVTNASRACLVSPARDTTLDFWIAWLTRQVLYLRFCMPGTWLAAALGFLLLAAPPFIAVGLVIASLVGLVCSGAGFAGVGFLVIGGTLILSTRSLIPENPPILRWLMAGAATLVLAAWCYLRTWTARRMVWGIKAYAVGRGGKVKRVETIR
- the fliJ gene encoding flagellar export protein FliJ; translated protein: MTRPFHFPLQRILDYRGQLEDQARMALGKAQQAYSRQVDLVQEIRASIERHEAALYEQEPNPQEMWLWRNYKARLVQELKDAERRMLELAQEVNRCRREAVNRSKDRKLLEKLKTKQKIRHDEEEELREQKEFDEAATLRYRHQDI